From the Salipiger sp. CCB-MM3 genome, the window TCTCGACCTGCGCGGCGGCGCTCACCTGCTGGCCGAGGTCAAGCTGGATGAGGTCTATGCCTCGCGGCTCGAAACCCTCTGGCCGGACGTGCGCGACATCCTGCGCCCCGAGCGCAGCACCGTCGGCACCATCCGCCTGCAGCCCTCTCAGCCCGGCGAGCTGCGCGTGCGCATCTCCAACCCCGACGGCATGGCCCGCGCGCTGGAGCTGGTGCGCGGCCTTGCACGCCCCGTGACCTCGCTCACCGGCGCGGGCGCCAACGACCTGCAGGTCGCCGGCGATGGCGATGAGATCGTGGTGACGCTTTCGGAGGCCGAGAAACAGGCCACCGACGAGCGCACCATGCAGCAGTCGCTGGAGATCATCCGCCGCCGTATCGACGAGGTTGGCACGCGTGAGCCGACAATCCAGCGTCAGGGCAACGACCGCATCTTGATCCAGGTGCCGGGCGTCGGCTCGGCTGCAGAGCTCAAGGACATCATCGGCACCACCGCGCAGCTGACCTTCCAGCCGGTCGTCAGCCGCACCACCAATGCCGACACCACCCCCGGCGTCGGCAACGAGCTGCTGCCGTCGATGGATGAAGAGGGCGTCTATTATGTGCTCGAGCAGGCCCCCGTCGTCACCGGCGAGGAACTGACCGACAGCCAGCCCAGCTTTGACCAGAACGGCCGTCCGGCGGTGACCTTCCGCTTTAACCCCGGCGGCGCGCGTAAGTTCGGCGATTACACCGCCGAGAACATCGGCTCGCCCTTCGCCATCGTGCTCGACGACGAGGTGATCTCGGCCCCGGTGATCCAGAGCCACATTCCCGGCGGCTCGGGCATCATCACCGGCAACTTCAGCGTCGAGGAATCCACCAATCTCGCCGTGCTGCTGCGCGCCGGTGCGCTGCCTGCGGGGCTCGACTTCCTCGAAGAGCGGACCATCGGGCCGGAACTGGGACAGGACAGCATCGACGCGGGCAAGCTCGCCACCGGTGTCGCCTTTGTCGCGGTGCTTGGCTTCATGTGGGCCAGCTACGGTCTGTTTGGTCTCTTCGCCAACGTCGCGCTGATCATCAACATCGGCCTGATCTTCGGCCTGCTGTCGACCATCGGCGCCACGCTGACGCTGCCCGGCATCGCCGGCATCGTGCTGACCGTGGGTATGGCGGTGGACGCCAACGTGCTGATCTTCGAGCGTATCCGCGAGGAACTGAAGACCGCGCGTGGCCCGGC encodes:
- the secD gene encoding protein translocase subunit SecD, with product MLQIDLWKRLTIWALVIVGLALASPNLFYNRVESHNDAVAAIEKSGATPEREEAAASWPNWLPSGLVNLGLDLRGGAHLLAEVKLDEVYASRLETLWPDVRDILRPERSTVGTIRLQPSQPGELRVRISNPDGMARALELVRGLARPVTSLTGAGANDLQVAGDGDEIVVTLSEAEKQATDERTMQQSLEIIRRRIDEVGTREPTIQRQGNDRILIQVPGVGSAAELKDIIGTTAQLTFQPVVSRTTNADTTPGVGNELLPSMDEEGVYYVLEQAPVVTGEELTDSQPSFDQNGRPAVTFRFNPGGARKFGDYTAENIGSPFAIVLDDEVISAPVIQSHIPGGSGIITGNFSVEESTNLAVLLRAGALPAGLDFLEERTIGPELGQDSIDAGKLATGVAFVAVLGFMWASYGLFGLFANVALIINIGLIFGLLSTIGATLTLPGIAGIVLTVGMAVDANVLIFERIREELKTARGPARAIELGYEKALSAIVDANITTIITAIILYVMGSGPVRGFAITLGLGIVTSVFTAIYVTRLLIAMWFERRRPKTIEV